A single Leptospira kirschneri serovar Cynopteri str. 3522 CT DNA region contains:
- a CDS encoding NAD(P)/FAD-dependent oxidoreductase, giving the protein MILVIGSGIVGSWVAYQLSKNTRADVYLCDLSENRGDGISGRNSGVLHSGIYYAENSQKLKHCLRGYELSLEFFNQFNVPYSICGKIITTGVKEDSSIELQKKEKLDELYYKSVKYDIRDTYYIKNLTSKYPFLLGENAIHISKTGVVDVSLYLKILWRECENSGVTFIKGKRFLFQEEIPFFCDTQSGRMEEIEADCIVNAGGLHSDELIRQLKELKYEIRPNKGEYYRLRRELPFKKLVYPLPSYSSTALGVHYTFHLNGESYAGPNSNWAESKTDYKFQTSRDVFFNSLKNITNYYTEEDLTQGYVGLRPRLFFDNKPIADFVIKKYPENRPWIHLLGIESPGLTSSPSIGEEVSLLVRSLI; this is encoded by the coding sequence TTGATCTTAGTAATAGGTTCTGGCATCGTAGGGAGTTGGGTTGCTTATCAGCTTTCTAAAAACACCCGAGCAGATGTTTATTTATGTGATTTATCAGAAAATAGGGGCGACGGCATCAGTGGGAGAAATTCAGGGGTTTTACATTCAGGGATTTATTATGCCGAAAATTCTCAAAAACTAAAACACTGTCTTAGAGGTTACGAACTATCATTAGAGTTTTTTAATCAATTTAATGTCCCTTATAGTATTTGTGGTAAGATAATCACGACAGGAGTTAAAGAAGATTCTTCTATTGAGTTGCAAAAAAAAGAAAAGTTAGATGAACTTTATTATAAATCTGTAAAATATGATATTCGGGATACATATTATATAAAAAATCTTACCTCTAAATATCCTTTCCTTTTAGGGGAAAATGCAATTCACATTTCTAAAACTGGAGTAGTGGACGTTTCTCTTTATTTGAAAATACTTTGGAGGGAATGTGAAAATTCTGGAGTCACTTTTATTAAAGGCAAACGATTTCTTTTTCAAGAAGAGATTCCTTTTTTTTGCGATACACAGTCAGGCCGAATGGAAGAAATTGAGGCCGATTGTATTGTTAACGCCGGAGGGCTTCATTCAGATGAGCTCATAAGGCAGTTGAAAGAATTAAAATATGAAATTCGTCCGAATAAAGGTGAGTATTACCGTTTAAGAAGAGAACTTCCATTTAAAAAGTTAGTTTATCCTCTTCCGTCTTATTCAAGTACTGCATTAGGTGTTCATTATACGTTTCATCTTAATGGTGAGTCGTACGCAGGTCCAAATTCTAATTGGGCTGAATCTAAAACGGATTATAAATTTCAAACGTCTAGAGATGTTTTCTTTAATTCTTTAAAGAATATTACGAATTATTACACTGAAGAAGATTTAACCCAAGGTTACGTAGGACTAAGACCTAGATTATTTTTTGATAATAAACCAATTGCTGATTTTGTAATTAAAAAATATCCAGAAAATCGTCCTTGGATTCATTTACTTGGGATCGAAAGTCCTGGACTTACTTCTTCTCCTTCGATTGGCGAAGAAGTATCTCTATTAGTTAGATCACTGATTTAG
- a CDS encoding MarR family EPS-associated transcriptional regulator yields MDDALRHKLLRILEENPEVNQREISEILGISLGKVNYCLKALIDKGWIKAKNFKNSKHKLAYTYFLTPTGIEEKARVTVRYLKLKMQEYEEIQKEIEELKKEIGEQ; encoded by the coding sequence ATGGACGATGCGCTGAGACACAAACTTCTGAGAATTCTAGAAGAAAATCCGGAAGTAAATCAAAGAGAAATTTCCGAAATTTTAGGAATCAGTTTAGGAAAGGTGAACTATTGTCTAAAAGCATTGATAGATAAGGGATGGATCAAGGCAAAAAACTTCAAAAATAGTAAACATAAACTTGCTTACACGTATTTTTTAACTCCGACCGGAATCGAAGAAAAAGCTCGTGTTACCGTCCGTTATCTGAAATTGAAAATGCAAGAATACGAAGAGATTCAAAAAGAAATTGAGGAGTTGAAAAAGGAAATCGGAGAACAATAA
- a CDS encoding SCO family protein — protein MKERILFVVVLFLGIGLGFFGWKVWKSRLAGIQEPVFVEEWSKTTLKDTQNLEIPLSKIPGKLKLVYFGFSHCPDMCPRALIDMSLAVKELGDEGKKLTPVFISVDPERDSPSLLAKYVKQFSEERFVALTGEKSKLDSLQSAFGAVSKKVNTQGGYTVDHTVFIYVLDDQNRILMTFPGGMDGKTIAKEIRRFF, from the coding sequence TTGAAGGAAAGAATTCTTTTTGTAGTAGTTTTGTTTTTGGGAATCGGTCTAGGTTTTTTCGGTTGGAAAGTATGGAAATCTAGATTGGCTGGAATTCAAGAACCTGTTTTTGTGGAAGAATGGTCTAAGACTACTTTGAAGGATACTCAAAACTTGGAAATTCCTTTAAGCAAAATCCCAGGCAAACTCAAACTAGTCTATTTCGGATTTTCGCATTGTCCGGATATGTGTCCAAGAGCATTGATAGATATGTCTTTGGCCGTTAAGGAATTAGGAGACGAGGGAAAAAAACTGACTCCTGTATTTATCAGTGTAGATCCGGAAAGGGATTCACCGTCTCTACTTGCAAAATACGTAAAACAGTTTTCTGAAGAAAGGTTTGTCGCTTTAACGGGTGAAAAATCTAAACTAGATTCTTTGCAGAGTGCGTTTGGAGCCGTGTCTAAAAAAGTCAACACGCAAGGAGGGTATACTGTGGATCACACCGTTTTTATTTATGTTTTAGATGATCAAAATAGGATTTTAATGACTTTTCCGGGAGGAATGGACGGAAAAACTATCGCGAAAGAAATTAGACGTTTTTTTTGA
- a CDS encoding DMT family protein, with protein MKTFFLLICSNLFMTFAWYGHLKFFHGWSLPLTIFLSWGIALFEYILMVPANRIGYNEEGYSTFQLKILQEIITISIFILFASLVLKEKIKWNHAVSFLLILAAVGFAFYDKTHS; from the coding sequence ATGAAAACATTCTTTCTACTTATATGTTCCAATCTTTTTATGACTTTTGCTTGGTACGGCCATTTAAAGTTTTTTCACGGTTGGAGTTTACCTCTTACAATTTTTCTAAGTTGGGGAATTGCACTTTTTGAATATATACTGATGGTTCCCGCAAATCGAATCGGATACAACGAAGAGGGTTACAGCACGTTTCAACTCAAGATTCTGCAAGAGATCATTACGATTAGCATATTTATACTATTCGCTTCTTTAGTTTTAAAGGAAAAAATCAAATGGAATCACGCGGTAAGTTTTCTTTTGATCTTGGCCGCGGTAGGATTTGCTTTTTACGATAAAACACATTCTTAG
- a CDS encoding SIS domain-containing protein gives MLDHYNAYINRLQSVLVPERASEIERLAFSLKDAWETKKQVFLCGNGGSAGNAIHLANDFNYGIDKKNGIGLRVEALPANAAVITCLANDEGYDTIFSQQLEVKANKGDVLIVLSGSGNSPNVVKALEVGNRLGMITYAILGFSGGKCKELAKYPIHFPINDMQISEDLQVIVGHMCMQWLCGVK, from the coding sequence ATGTTAGACCATTACAATGCATATATTAACCGCCTTCAATCGGTTCTTGTTCCCGAAAGAGCATCCGAAATAGAGCGTCTTGCGTTTTCATTGAAAGATGCTTGGGAGACTAAAAAACAAGTTTTCCTTTGTGGAAACGGTGGAAGTGCCGGAAATGCAATTCACCTCGCAAATGATTTTAATTACGGTATCGATAAAAAAAATGGAATAGGACTTCGTGTGGAAGCTTTACCTGCGAATGCTGCCGTTATTACTTGTCTTGCCAATGACGAAGGATACGATACTATTTTTTCTCAACAATTAGAGGTAAAAGCGAATAAAGGTGATGTTCTAATCGTTCTTTCTGGAAGTGGCAATTCACCTAACGTAGTAAAGGCGCTCGAAGTAGGAAATAGGTTAGGAATGATTACATATGCGATTTTGGGGTTTTCGGGAGGTAAATGTAAGGAATTGGCAAAATATCCAATCCACTTTCCGATCAATGATATGCAAATATCTGAAGATTTACAAGTGATTGTAGGGCATATGTGTATGCAATGGTTGTGTGGAGTAAAGTAA
- a CDS encoding SBBP repeat beta-propeller lipoprotein, LipL53 family, with protein MKRFYFLLFTFFQMCTTKVVGLPDPGPNDLWMQLLIRDKIEEIMDKEDLFDTITYENSNNLILKKTLLLGAPNSNTIGRNLIVDERGSIYIAGETTGGIYNAAPVGIRDLIFGRYDSQMNPIVNGTRQIGGARISLNVQDIAVDSNGNTFITGNTRNHFRGAQLFGTDDMFLIKLDSNGNELWGIQIGIANASISPEKITLDSLENVYITGRSSGPFGGLLSGPNGFIAKFNSVNGNQEWANQIAFPQASSFPKGLTFDKTTNTIYVAGITSADFKNNKIPSIGNNDIFIFKYDSQGNRQFFAQLGTASKSLGDPSITVDLSGNVFVGGTSNGRFKDKLTGTSWLGTIAKYDSFGSLQWVQQFGPDSAPPKQAVIRSIITDIYGNIFTTGHTNGNILDGGDNSLGVQDAFITKHNSSGQIQRMQQIGIPGATISGNGLGLDPQGNLYVIGDTNRGINGTPIIGANDMFLIKYR; from the coding sequence ATGAAACGATTTTACTTCCTTTTGTTTACATTCTTTCAAATGTGCACCACTAAGGTGGTAGGCCTACCTGATCCCGGACCAAACGATCTTTGGATGCAACTACTCATTCGTGATAAGATCGAAGAAATCATGGATAAAGAAGATTTATTCGATACAATAACCTATGAAAATTCGAATAACTTAATATTAAAAAAAACTTTACTACTTGGAGCGCCTAATTCAAACACTATTGGTAGAAATTTAATCGTGGACGAAAGAGGTTCCATCTATATCGCAGGAGAAACGACCGGAGGGATTTATAATGCTGCACCCGTTGGAATTCGAGACTTAATTTTCGGAAGATATGATTCTCAAATGAACCCAATTGTAAACGGTACTCGGCAAATTGGAGGCGCAAGAATAAGTTTAAACGTACAAGACATTGCAGTCGACTCGAACGGAAACACGTTTATTACCGGCAATACCAGAAATCACTTCAGAGGCGCTCAACTTTTTGGAACGGATGACATGTTTCTAATCAAATTAGATTCCAATGGAAATGAACTTTGGGGGATACAAATAGGGATTGCAAACGCTTCAATTTCTCCTGAAAAGATCACGTTAGACTCGCTTGAAAATGTTTACATAACCGGAAGATCATCCGGACCTTTCGGCGGCCTTCTAAGTGGACCCAACGGATTTATCGCCAAGTTTAATAGTGTTAACGGAAATCAAGAATGGGCAAATCAAATCGCATTTCCACAAGCATCCAGTTTTCCAAAAGGACTCACTTTCGACAAAACGACAAATACAATTTATGTAGCCGGAATCACTAGCGCAGACTTTAAAAATAACAAGATACCCTCAATTGGAAACAATGACATTTTTATTTTCAAATATGATTCCCAAGGGAATCGTCAATTTTTTGCCCAGCTCGGTACTGCCTCTAAATCCTTAGGGGACCCATCCATAACTGTAGATTTATCCGGAAATGTTTTTGTAGGTGGAACGAGCAACGGTCGTTTTAAAGATAAATTAACTGGAACGAGCTGGCTTGGAACCATAGCAAAATATGATTCATTCGGTTCTCTACAATGGGTTCAACAATTCGGTCCCGATAGCGCTCCTCCAAAACAGGCGGTGATCCGTTCTATCATAACCGATATATATGGAAATATTTTTACTACGGGTCATACAAATGGAAATATCTTAGACGGAGGAGATAATTCTTTAGGAGTTCAAGACGCATTTATTACAAAACACAATTCATCCGGACAAATTCAACGGATGCAACAAATTGGTATTCCCGGTGCAACCATTTCCGGAAATGGACTTGGACTTGATCCACAAGGAAATCTCTACGTTATCGGAGATACAAACAGAGGAATCAACGGAACCCCTATCATTGGAGCGAATGACATGTTTCTTATAAAATATAGATAA
- a CDS encoding GDP-L-fucose synthase family protein — protein MEKKSKIYIAGHKGLVGSAIERVLKKEGYENILGKTHAELDLTEQSRVNEFFETNRPEYVFLAAAKVGGIHANNTYPAEFIFSNIQIQNNIIDACYRFKTKKLLFLGSSCIYPKFAKQPMDEAQLLDGKLEPTNEPYAVAKIAGIVMCQSYNRQYGTNFISVMPTNLYGPGDNYHPENSHVLPALIRRFYEAKIKNFPEVVVWGTGKPLREFLYSDDMASACVFLMKNYDVTGDPKGGEHVNVGSGIEVSIRELAEVVKEVVGYQGLLTFDLTKPDGTPRKLLDVSKLHKMGWKHQVELKEGIRLAFEDYKTVI, from the coding sequence ATGGAAAAGAAATCAAAGATTTATATCGCCGGTCATAAAGGACTTGTAGGTTCTGCGATTGAACGCGTTTTAAAAAAAGAAGGTTATGAAAACATTTTAGGTAAAACTCACGCGGAATTGGATCTTACGGAACAATCCAGAGTCAACGAGTTCTTTGAAACAAATCGTCCCGAATACGTTTTTTTAGCCGCTGCAAAGGTAGGCGGAATTCACGCTAATAATACGTATCCAGCTGAATTCATTTTTTCTAATATTCAAATTCAAAATAATATTATAGACGCGTGTTATCGATTTAAAACGAAAAAACTACTTTTTCTAGGTTCTTCCTGTATTTATCCTAAGTTTGCTAAACAACCAATGGATGAAGCCCAATTGTTAGATGGTAAACTAGAACCGACTAACGAACCTTATGCGGTTGCTAAAATTGCGGGGATCGTAATGTGTCAGAGTTATAATCGTCAATATGGCACAAATTTTATTTCCGTTATGCCGACCAATCTCTACGGTCCTGGGGATAATTATCATCCTGAAAATTCTCATGTTCTTCCCGCTTTAATCCGTCGTTTTTACGAAGCCAAAATTAAAAACTTTCCAGAAGTTGTAGTATGGGGAACCGGAAAACCCTTAAGAGAATTCTTATATTCAGACGATATGGCAAGTGCTTGTGTTTTTTTAATGAAGAATTATGACGTGACCGGAGATCCGAAAGGTGGAGAACACGTCAATGTCGGAAGTGGCATCGAAGTAAGTATTCGTGAACTTGCTGAAGTTGTTAAAGAAGTAGTGGGTTATCAGGGGCTTTTAACTTTCGATCTTACAAAGCCGGACGGTACTCCTCGTAAACTTTTAGACGTTTCTAAACTTCATAAAATGGGATGGAAACATCAAGTTGAATTGAAGGAAGGTATTCGGTTGGCTTTTGAGGATTATAAAACGGTAATATGA
- a CDS encoding SBBP repeat beta-propeller lipoprotein, LipL53 family, whose product MRRFYILLFTFFQMCTAKAIGISDPGPNDLWIQLFIRDKIEEIMNNDDLFDLTIYSDSKTFELERTLSIGAPNANTYGRSLTVDEKDFIYITGDTDRGIYNNSAAASGNRDLILGKYDSQMNPIWTKQIGNVGTTLHAADIAVDTNDNVYVTGNTNRNYPRALTGKVDLFLIKFDSNGNQIWSKQKGIAKHETIPQKMTLDALGNVYIVGNSDGPLGGPLTGWNGFIIKFKSNGDEDWIRQIGVERAQSSSKGITFDKITGNIYIIGIGNINYETNAPSSIGDEDIFIFKYDSNGNGRFFAQLGSADTSFYEASITVDPFGSILIGGSSNGRFETTLGGTNKLGTIIKYDSRGTLQWVRQFGPIGGFLQETQVSSIITDKSGNIFTTGSTNGNILNGGNNSLGNSDAFLTKHNSFGQNKWMEQIGNPGAIIFGNEIAKDREGNLYTIGNTNGEINGTPINGTNDMFLIKYR is encoded by the coding sequence ATGAGAAGATTTTACATTCTTTTATTTACATTTTTTCAAATGTGCACCGCTAAGGCAATAGGTATATCAGATCCCGGACCAAACGATCTTTGGATTCAATTATTTATTCGTGATAAAATTGAAGAAATCATGAACAATGACGATCTATTCGATCTAACAATCTATTCAGATTCAAAAACATTTGAATTAGAACGGACCCTGTCTATTGGGGCTCCTAACGCAAATACTTACGGTAGAAGCCTAACTGTGGACGAAAAAGATTTTATCTATATCACGGGAGATACGGACAGAGGTATTTATAACAATTCGGCAGCGGCCTCTGGAAATCGGGATCTCATTCTTGGAAAGTATGATTCTCAAATGAATCCGATTTGGACGAAACAAATTGGGAACGTAGGTACAACTTTGCATGCAGCCGATATTGCAGTCGATACGAACGATAACGTGTATGTAACCGGCAATACGAACAGGAATTATCCGAGAGCTCTCACGGGCAAGGTAGATCTGTTTTTAATAAAATTCGATTCCAACGGAAACCAAATTTGGTCTAAACAAAAAGGTATTGCAAAGCATGAAACTATACCTCAAAAAATGACGTTAGACGCTCTTGGAAATGTTTATATAGTCGGAAATTCAGACGGACCTTTGGGAGGTCCTCTGACCGGATGGAACGGATTTATCATTAAGTTCAAAAGTAACGGAGACGAGGATTGGATCCGTCAAATCGGAGTCGAAAGAGCGCAAAGTTCTTCTAAAGGAATCACTTTCGATAAAATTACAGGTAATATTTATATAATCGGTATCGGAAATATAAACTATGAGACAAATGCACCCTCTAGTATCGGAGACGAGGACATTTTTATTTTTAAATACGACAGCAATGGAAATGGCCGATTTTTCGCTCAACTCGGTTCTGCTGATACATCATTTTACGAGGCTTCTATAACCGTAGATCCATTTGGGAGCATATTGATAGGCGGATCCAGCAATGGCCGATTCGAAACAACGTTAGGCGGAACAAATAAACTCGGAACCATTATCAAATACGATTCACGCGGCACGTTACAATGGGTCCGTCAATTCGGCCCTATCGGCGGCTTTTTGCAAGAGACCCAGGTCAGTTCTATCATTACCGACAAAAGCGGAAACATTTTTACAACTGGTTCTACCAATGGAAATATCTTGAACGGAGGGAATAACTCGTTAGGAAATAGCGACGCCTTTCTTACAAAGCACAATTCATTCGGACAAAACAAATGGATGGAACAAATTGGTAATCCAGGAGCAATAATATTTGGAAACGAAATTGCAAAAGATCGAGAAGGAAATCTTTACACGATTGGAAATACAAACGGAGAAATCAACGGAACTCCAATCAATGGAACAAATGATATGTTTCTTATAAAATATAGATAA
- a CDS encoding multicopper oxidase domain-containing protein — protein sequence MLNFKKKLNRKQFLKWIGIGGAGLATGAGISSIGDEKSGLLCKIRPGIVGVNKETSVPGNPGNNSYGSMVHPPFHIDPAFLNRMELKNLEVSSGPILKQHISIVEMPLTVAHNTVVKAWTFNGVVPGPVVRAQLGQRMEITLRNDSEHPHSIHFHGSHDPNEDGWDPVVIGGEKTYSLTAGPIGFHPYHCHVPPLASHMAKGLYGGLIVDPPGGRTAAHEFMLILSGWDLEDKGRNDLFCWNGMAGFYDRYPIKVPVGQKVRLYIANMCEYEPVASFHLHAQTFDVFRTGTRLVPDDHTDVVTLGQTERVILEFTLPKRGRYMFHPHQTKMAEKGAMGWIVAV from the coding sequence TTGCTAAATTTTAAAAAGAAGTTGAATCGTAAACAGTTTCTCAAGTGGATCGGAATCGGAGGCGCCGGTTTGGCCACCGGAGCAGGAATCAGTTCGATCGGAGACGAAAAGAGTGGTCTGCTTTGTAAGATACGACCTGGGATCGTAGGAGTTAATAAAGAAACTTCCGTTCCTGGAAATCCAGGGAATAATTCTTACGGGAGTATGGTGCATCCTCCTTTTCATATTGATCCCGCTTTTTTGAATCGGATGGAATTGAAGAATTTAGAAGTTTCTTCGGGACCGATCTTAAAACAACACATTAGCATTGTAGAAATGCCTTTGACGGTTGCACACAATACTGTAGTCAAAGCCTGGACTTTTAACGGAGTTGTTCCCGGTCCTGTGGTTCGAGCCCAACTGGGACAGAGGATGGAAATTACTCTTAGAAACGATTCCGAACATCCACATTCGATTCACTTTCATGGAAGTCATGATCCAAACGAAGACGGTTGGGATCCTGTAGTGATTGGGGGTGAAAAAACGTATTCACTGACTGCAGGTCCGATCGGATTTCATCCGTATCATTGTCACGTTCCTCCATTGGCTAGTCATATGGCAAAAGGTCTTTACGGTGGTTTGATCGTGGATCCACCCGGAGGACGTACAGCTGCACATGAATTTATGCTGATTCTTTCTGGATGGGATTTAGAAGACAAAGGGAGAAATGATCTTTTTTGTTGGAACGGAATGGCCGGTTTTTACGATCGATATCCAATTAAAGTTCCGGTTGGTCAAAAGGTGCGTCTTTATATTGCAAACATGTGCGAATACGAACCGGTCGCTTCTTTTCATTTACACGCACAGACATTTGACGTGTTTCGAACTGGAACCAGACTCGTTCCGGATGATCATACGGACGTAGTTACACTTGGGCAAACGGAAAGGGTGATATTAGAATTTACTCTTCCTAAAAGAGGAAGGTATATGTTTCATCCTCACCAAACAAAAATGGCAGAGAAGGGTGCGATGGGTTGGATCGTTGCAGTATGA
- a CDS encoding LIC13305 family lipoprotein — protein sequence MIKKSILICLLLLILNACNSKENKENSNVILFLLLHINQLANADKAEDYNRDVEIISDRIIPDTFNEIQYEIAPVNEIQNYRNFLDLEIEKYPRGYWIKGRAEKVILGKNLKLNGQNIAAVPDAYQKVLYLSINGTGTSTRDYLIHVIHHELNHNVDFAHYGDMRKILSDWSSLNTPSFQYGNGGAEAYANPGIPWAALTNPVPGFIDLYSTLTQEEDRSELMAVLMGTENENTILKNTCAVDPIVANKVKKLISILNEFWPYKGNDTYWTRINSETTCD from the coding sequence ATGATCAAAAAATCGATTCTTATTTGTTTGCTCCTTCTCATTCTCAATGCTTGTAATAGCAAAGAAAATAAAGAAAATTCAAACGTAATTTTATTTTTACTTTTACATATAAATCAATTAGCAAATGCAGATAAAGCTGAAGATTATAATCGAGATGTGGAAATCATCTCCGACCGAATCATACCTGACACATTCAACGAGATCCAATATGAAATCGCTCCCGTAAATGAAATTCAAAATTATAGGAATTTTTTAGACCTGGAAATTGAAAAGTATCCCCGAGGATATTGGATTAAAGGAAGAGCGGAAAAAGTAATTTTGGGAAAAAATTTAAAACTAAACGGACAAAATATCGCAGCGGTTCCAGACGCATATCAAAAGGTTTTATATCTTTCTATCAATGGAACCGGAACATCAACACGAGACTATTTAATCCACGTAATACATCACGAATTGAATCATAACGTAGACTTTGCTCATTATGGAGATATGCGAAAGATACTATCAGATTGGAGCAGTTTAAATACACCGAGTTTTCAGTATGGAAATGGAGGTGCCGAAGCCTATGCAAACCCCGGCATTCCTTGGGCTGCTCTTACAAATCCAGTCCCCGGTTTTATCGATCTTTATTCTACTTTGACTCAGGAAGAAGATAGATCCGAACTCATGGCAGTTCTTATGGGAACCGAAAATGAAAACACAATTTTAAAAAATACCTGTGCCGTGGATCCTATCGTTGCGAATAAAGTCAAAAAGTTAATTTCAATTTTAAATGAATTTTGGCCTTATAAAGGTAACGATACCTACTGGACCAGAATCAATTCTGAAACTACCTGCGACTAA
- a CDS encoding Hsp20/alpha crystallin family protein, with protein MNQFRIFEDLHKLQNQFSSLWDPFLLNGGSAYPALNIYKGNDSVTITALIPGIDPEKLEITVSGNQLHLSGETFTKEPKTTQDSNRVERFHGKFRRVLELPTEVDSEKTNAEFKNGVLTLTLPIRESVKPRKIQIQTN; from the coding sequence ATGAACCAATTTAGAATCTTTGAAGACCTTCATAAGTTACAGAATCAGTTTTCCAGTCTTTGGGACCCGTTTTTACTCAATGGTGGAAGCGCTTACCCCGCTTTGAACATATATAAAGGAAACGACTCCGTGACGATTACGGCACTGATTCCAGGAATCGATCCGGAAAAACTGGAAATCACCGTAAGCGGAAATCAACTCCATCTGAGCGGAGAAACTTTTACAAAGGAACCAAAAACGACCCAAGATTCCAATCGAGTAGAAAGATTCCATGGAAAATTTCGCAGGGTCTTGGAACTCCCGACAGAAGTGGATTCCGAAAAAACAAATGCAGAATTTAAAAACGGAGTTTTGACTCTCACCCTACCGATTCGGGAAAGTGTAAAACCACGTAAGATCCAAATTCAAACCAACTAA
- a CDS encoding PLDc N-terminal domain-containing protein yields MEQTVIGGPGFFALLFNFYGYYFPFILYTLLAPLALSDLVKREDVDSKIGSIWTGAILLVPILGAGAYLIAGGSKIPSWLKNILVYGGVGILALIILVTSVAKF; encoded by the coding sequence ATGGAACAAACTGTTATAGGCGGCCCTGGATTTTTTGCTTTATTATTCAATTTTTACGGGTATTACTTTCCGTTTATACTCTACACACTTCTTGCACCTTTGGCACTTTCGGATCTGGTAAAAAGAGAGGATGTAGATTCCAAAATCGGTTCTATCTGGACTGGTGCGATTCTTTTGGTTCCAATTTTAGGGGCGGGCGCCTATCTCATTGCGGGTGGATCTAAGATTCCTTCTTGGTTAAAAAACATACTCGTTTATGGAGGAGTTGGAATTTTAGCCCTGATCATTTTAGTCACTTCGGTTGCTAAATTTTAA
- a CDS encoding Hsp20/alpha crystallin family protein — translation MTSAVLNQKNHSDQENQTSEETQKERVRILTPRVDIYSDEENIYLLADLPGVEEKDVQVQLEKDQLTISGKISSKDIQGELRYSEFRTGEYKRVFTLTESVEEDRISAVYKNGVLNLTLPKRKPLTKKIEVRSE, via the coding sequence ATGACCAGTGCAGTTTTGAATCAAAAAAATCATTCCGACCAAGAGAATCAAACTTCTGAAGAAACACAAAAAGAAAGAGTAAGAATTCTCACTCCCAGAGTGGATATCTATTCCGACGAGGAAAATATCTATCTACTCGCAGACCTTCCAGGTGTAGAAGAAAAAGACGTTCAAGTCCAATTGGAAAAGGATCAACTGACCATCTCTGGAAAAATTTCAAGTAAAGATATTCAGGGGGAACTTAGATATTCTGAGTTTCGTACAGGAGAATATAAAAGGGTTTTCACTCTTACAGAATCTGTAGAAGAGGATCGTATCTCTGCGGTTTATAAAAATGGAGTCTTAAATCTGACTCTTCCAAAGAGAAAACCTCTTACGAAAAAAATAGAGGTTCGTTCCGAATAA